The following proteins come from a genomic window of Montipora capricornis isolate CH-2021 chromosome 9, ASM3666992v2, whole genome shotgun sequence:
- the LOC138017678 gene encoding uncharacterized protein F54H12.2-like produces the protein MASAHPLSAPGANPSLQLFDVPVTDVSIVSSKWIDYEPVQTGTNPIEFVIKPLADYIDINKTELRLVVKITKQDGSPTGDGKKYTLVNNALHSIIKQFTIKINETLVTEQSDTQAYNAYIKTLLNFTEQAKKSYLTKALYYKDTAGHMNEVDNTAESNEGLNRRATFTNNGAEVGICLHRAVKGTIRTRIEFYVEDQLE, from the exons ATGGCATCAGCTCACCCTCTCTCAGCCCCTGGTGCGAATCCAAGTTTACAATTGTTTGATGTACCTGTGACAGATGTATCGATTGTTAGCAGCAAATGGATCGATTACGAACCGGTTCAAACGGGAACTAACCCCATCGAGTTTGTCATCAAACCGTTAGCTGACTACATTGACATTAACAAGACAGAGCTGCGATTGGTAGTAAAGATTACCAAACAAGATGGATCGCCCACAGGGGATGGTAAGAAGTACACTCTGGTCAACAACGCCCTTCATTCCATCATCAAACAGTTTACCATCAAGATCAACGAAACGCTGGTAACAGAACAGTCAGACACTCAAGCATACAATGCTTACATCAAGACCTTATTGAACTTTACGGAACAGGCCAAGAAATCGTACTTAACCAAAGCTCTGTATTACAAAGACACTGCTGGACACATGAATGAAGTAGATAATACAGCAGAAAGTAATGAGGGTCTGAATAGAAGAGCCACATTTACTAACAACGGCGCAGAAGTTGG TATTTGCCTTCACCGAGCGGTTAAAGGAACCATTCGGACCAGGATTGAGTTCTATGTCGAAGATCAGCTTGAGTAG